Genomic window (Rosa chinensis cultivar Old Blush chromosome 6, RchiOBHm-V2, whole genome shotgun sequence):
AGATCAGATGAATGCACAATGTCTAAATATCTCTTCAAAAGATCTAACCACCACTAAATGGTGTACCTATTTTTTCTGTTTCATGTATCATCCTTTCTTTggctcttttcttttatttctttagcTAATTAATTGTAGGCAGAGATTAACCCTAGATAAAGCAAGGAACCATTAATTAAGTTCAACTAACTGAAAGACATAAACTCATAAAGCATAAATAAACAACGCTTGATCTTCACTCTTTGCGAAAGTTAAATTTCACTCTGTAATTATGCTTTCaacttaattaataaaataaagttACCTGAAGTACCAAGCACTAGTTCACTTGAAGTCTAGTATAAATCTATCAACAAGATGTGAACTAATGCCGATCCCTTTGTAAACTGGTGGTTTTGCTCTGCATTCTGTGTGGAGCAAGTTACTGGTTCGATTGGATTGGCAATTTGGCATCACCATCATCACCAAACCATCCATAGTGGCTATTGCTACCTACTATCATCTGTACTCTTTAATTAGATGAGGTATTTTAAAATAcctctgttttgttttctctaGTCTTCCCCGCTTAGTTTaagtttttttccttttaaccaaCACATCAACTAGGCAATCAGGCGACAAGAAAATCGAGTACTTTCTTTTTGGTATATTAAGATAAGTCCACAATTTCTAATCTATGACAGATTCTAATTCTAATCTAATTTCTCCACTTTTACCCTACTCGTGGAACTAGGTTAAGAAACTTGTCTCATGCAACTCCTAGTAAATTAACTTATATCTTCATTTCTTTTATTAGTTTAGTTACAAAATCACTTTGATTTCGGATATAAGGCAAAACAGCAGGCAGTTAAATATAATGACTTTAAAGTGGCTTTGGGTCATTCTCAGCGTCAACCTGGTATTGATAAATTGGAATATATATGAGGTATTGTATATTTCCAGCTCTATCTCATACCAAGTTTGTCATACAATAAACTTGATAGTCAATAGTTAATGACACAATGAATTATGCATGAATATGACAGTCTGATACAGAGTTTAGAACATAATTTAGTATGACATATTTGAAGAGCCAGCCTAGAAGTATATGCATTCACCCTTCCAAGTACATCTTACATCCTCAATAAAATCATATAATCAACTGGTTGTAAATCTCCTAGTTAATTAGACTGAGTTCAGAAAAGATGAGCAATATAATAAGATATTAGAGGAGACTTTTTTAAGTGTAGAAATTATGAGCAATATAAGAAGGTGTTGGAGGAGATTTAACACTATGTGTGGATAACACGTAAAGTTGGCATGCTTGGCATCAAGCCCATTTAGAAAAATGTGCATCAGCATTCTTCATCTTGTTAGGACACCTCTGGTCAATTTCCAAACCGTATGTTCTTAATCTTTGATCTGAGATTAAATTTAAAAGACTAAGAGTAATGAGAAACAAATAGACAAAGTCCAATATGgttctttgctctgataccaacttgaGAATAAGAATATGTTTGAGAAAATAACTCCATATTTTACTATTCTCCAATGGAGACTATATACACTAGGGTAACAAGTACAGACTAGATAAGTAAAtataagggaaaatgatcatttacccgattttaggctaaaaattgcccacttgctccaccaactgttttttaaccccatttacccaaaacactctaagggattatttcccctttacccaattaatttttttttctttttttttgagacttttttgccctctccttctttctcacttagagagagaagtcaccttccaccttgctgtgctacggtgaccagtggccggcgcggtctccggcgaccggtgaccggactccggcgaacggtgacgggattccggcgaccggtgaccggactccggcgaacggtgaccggattccgacgaccggtgaccggattccagaatccagctattattgccccccagtaatcatattattgcctcccaaaaatcatattattgacgtccagtgaattgtatgaactcccaaaaccaaaatgaatacactacaggaacaattgatcaatttataatcatattactgctccccagtaatcatattattgccccccaatacaaagtccaatgtctctactgcctcccaatagaccaccaaaaatgtaccattttgtaggattcactgATAATTTGAccttaatacacagaaaacaacaagtaacttatcaaaacaccacattatagtgatccatgtccctcgtatcaaggtctactgggggccaataatgtgtctactgtcccccagtagaccatcaaacaaaccccacagttacattgcaatctcaggataccaaaaaaaaaaaaaaaaaaagtgctctgggcacccacgtcTAAAGCTGATCGTGATTTCTCGCCGGTGCTGGTGTAAGAGAGAGATAGGTGATTGTGCTTGGTTGTATTTGAACTCGATTGTGTACGAGAGAAGCATGGGGTTGATATCGTCAGTGTCGGGGCGAGAGACGgagatgatggtggtggtgggcaACTCCTCGAAAATCCTCGGGGACTGGAACAACAATTGCCGGAACGATAGAGGCCTAAACCCTCAAAACCCCAGAACCGAAACACCCAGAATTCCAAACCCCAAAATCGAAACACCACCCAGAACTTCAAACCCAATGAAAGGCCCAATCTTTCGAAACCCCATTTTCCTTCACTCCCTGATGTCACCAACAACAGTGAAAAAGCAAAGACCTTTGAGAATCTTCCGAAGCTACCGTTGATTTCAGCCACCAACATTGGAGTTTGGTACGAAGAAGCTGAAGATTTGGAAGGCAAAGTGGTCGGGAAGATGAAGAAAGCCGAGGCAAGGAGTGACAAGGAGTGGCGATGGTCGGGATCGCCGATCAATCGAACGGCGACGAGGACGTTGGAGTGGCTGGATCGCCGATCATTCGAACGACGACGAGAACGTTGGATCGCCGACTGGAGCTTCATCGTCGTCTTCAGGTTTGGACTGCATCTCCGGCGCGGCGATCAGAGAGAGACAGACCGGAGGTGGAGATcatggggaggagagagagagagagagagagagagagagagagagagagagagagagagagagagagagagagagagagagagagagagagagagagagagtggaggtggagatcgggggggagagagagagagagagtttgcgaaggagagagagactgataGGAGATGGATgggttttaatttaataataggGGCACAATTGTCAAAAGATGTtagatttgggtaaatgggttaaaaaaactcttagtggagtaagtgggcaatatttatgctgaaattgggtaagtggtcacggcccctaaatATAATAAGTGGTATTTACATTCCTAATAAAATACAATAAACGTTCCCTAATAGAAACGttgacaaagaaaaaagaaaaaagaagaatcaaaacCATACATATAAATGGgtagtgaaatttgcactcttTGTTTTTGTAAATGACACTCCCACTACCTTTTTGTTACTCTTATATATTTCCATAAttgctcttcttttctttcccgTCTTTTTGGTCTTCTGTTCTCCTTCTACCTTCTTCTCTTTTTGACCGATCAGAACCCATAAACAATTAGAAGCCTTACCCTAATATCTAATGTACACACCCTTCATTTCACAGTAATTGAAACGTCATTGTGGCCTTCTTTTCATCTTCTCAACCACAAACTATAATTATCATTTCTCAATAACGtgtttcataaaaaaaaaaaatagtcttAGAATCCAAAGTATGAATAATCATGTCCAGAGTCTGGGTCCTCTAGGATCAATATCAAAGCTGCAATAGGTATTAAATACTCTAGCTAACAGGTGAATATTCTTAAGCAATTGAATTATGCTAGGTGAATTGTCTTAAGTTGAATCTTATTTAGCTTAACAAGGTAGGAAATCAGATTGTAAATAAACAAATAGTCAGTTTAGGATATTTTCACAAACAGTGTATGAAGTACGGATGATTCTACACTTTGGTATTCAACtatgagagattattcagagcaccgccgtgcacttgcaccaacataaatgaatggttagattgcattaaatacactttttgtttattaaaaataaagttgataataaatatcaagggttgagattattttataggggctgggtcacttacaccgtcggtgcatagaataatttccattcaactATTCATAACACAACAAATTGACTAGGTCCTGCTCTCTTTAATAAATTAGCCTTCATATAATTGCTACATGCATGCATGAGAAGGCTACGGTTGCACGTGTAATAATTGTTCTCGCGTATTTTATTTTTCCGTATCATGTGTCTTTCCGTTTAATCAAATAGTTTCAAATTATATAATTAATAATGTTATTGCACGTGCAACGGCGGCCTTCCTATATATGCCCATATTATCTTTCTGCATacttatattatttatttttttaattacgcTATCTTGTTGTTTTAGTCCTAATAtatttaattttatatattagTTAATATAGTTTAAAAATAGACAAATCTTGAGTTTTTGAATATTTACAAAGAGCCCAATCATGAATCAGTTAAAAGCTCAACACAACAAGATGAACGGCCCATGGCTGACCCAGCTCCAACATCAAAATCATCAAGATTCTTTGAAGAACCACAAGGAAGGTtatcatctcaaaaaaaaaaaaaaaaaccacaaggAAGGTTCTAgctcctttgttttttttttcccaaggtAATTTTAAATAAGATGTTTTGGAGAATGAAGATAAGGAAGATACAGTAGATGATTTTGGATTCGTTTTCGGTTTGGTTCAACTTTTATTTTGGGGCATTGACTACATTTCTTTATACAATTGCATTTGCCAAGGCGTGAAGCACAATATCCAAAATCATCTACATATAAGCTGCAATCCCCATTGCTGGTTCATTTGCAATCTAGTGGCTTTGCTTTACTTTGCGAGTATCGCAGGTCCTAGGTTCGATGGCATTAGCACACAGTCGGAAATCCAGAACCCTAATTAAGAATGATGAGGTATTCTATAATacctctgttttgtttttgggcaTATTTTTACTTTAGGTTGGGCATATTTTTACTTTAGGCCGACTAACCGACTTCGAATGGGTTCAAAAATGGTTGACAatgtaatttatatatttttttttaataatgtaatttttatttaatgtagCCCAAATGTAATAGATATTATAGAGTTTTTTAGACATCGATCATTGAACTTGAGATCTCATCTACTATCATGAAAGAAAAGTACCATTAATTACATAAGTTATTTTTTAGGCATATTTTTACTTTAGGCTGACTTCGAACTAGTTAAAAAATTATTGACAAATgtaatttatatttaatttaGCCTAAATGTAATAGATATTAAAGAGTTTTTTAAGTATCAATCCTTGAACTTGAGATTTCATCTACTATTGTGGAAGAAAAATACCATTAAATTAAATAAGTCTCGATATGAAGATTACAAGATTGAGAAATGATTTATACCAAAGGGTTCATGGCATCGTAAAAAATCCGATTTAGTAAATACTGTAATCAAAGTCTTGGTCTGCATACTAAAAATCTGATCATAAATTTGCATGAAAAAGTGACCTAACTTTTGCATGAATTTAGATTTTAAATGCATCTCATTTTCCTCACTATACTAACTCaatcctttctttttctcttttctattgAAAAACTGCATGAAATATTTGTTTCTAATCTATACATATTAACTTTCAAATATAGTAAGGTATTAGAGGATACTTTATTAAGGAAACATGAGTAATTTAGGAAAACTAATGCAGTGATCGATGCTAGAATAGTGTTATGAAATCATGTCAATGCATCATTACTTTTAACTCATTCTAAATTGTATTCCTGATGCTATTGACATCCATCGTTCTTTATGTTGTTGGCTCTTAGGTCTCATTTGGTTCATGGAATTGAGGACTGGGAAAGGAAATTtattcatttcttatatatgtttgGTGTGCACAAGGAAATGAACAAATTTCCTTTAAGAATGGAAAATATGGGGGAAAATGGATCCTCCCATTCTCAAAAgaattcattttctcttctactTTCACAACATTAATTGCATAATATAGTTATATTTATATCCTTGTTGAAAAGTATTATTGACAATTTTATTCAAAAAGTTTATGAGATTTGTATAATTCTATATTTTAATACATTAGGATATAAATGGAATCTTAAAATGGAAACAAACTATACACTTTCCTTGTACAAAACAAACACTAAAATGAAAACAcgcatacatttttttttgttgctttcCCAACGTTTCCAAAtggtggaaaggaaaaataaactTCCTACTAGCTGTTATTTCCTATAGGAAGTACAaaggaattgatttcctttCTGCGAACCAAACGAGTTCTTATGGCCTCTGGTCTCGGATTGAAGTTCTACTATTAGGACTTAGCATTCCTAAGTATATCCCAACAATAATTGTAGCCTAATCTGCTTTAAGTCAACTACCAAATACATAAAGCTTATGCTAAAAGCTCAACTCTGAGGAGAGATGGATCGAACAACCACCACACGATGGAATTTTAGGCTAATCACTCCAAGGCTCCAAATTAATTACCTAATATTACCCTTTTAATAactccaagtgatgaagtcaaAGCTTAGAATAGAAAAACGTAATTAAATAAATTCAACAAGACAATAACTAAGAAACACATAAAAGGTACACGAACAAACAAATATCTCTTCATCGATCATGATTAGAACTTTGTAGAAGTTTCAAGTTTGGTGTTAAAACTTGTAAAAAAAGAAGGCGTAGGTTTAtcattaattaatcaatcaCTCTTATGGCATTCATCGAATCAGAGCAATATTCATTAATTTTGTCTAGAttgtaaataatcatttttGACTCCATTCTCAAAAGAGTCCCTATTGATTCGCAAGTTAAAGCGGACTTAACGCTGGTCCCTTCGTAATCTGGTGGCTTTGCTTTACTATTGAAGCTGAGCAGGTCCTGGGTTCGATCGGATTGGCACGCAGTCAAGTTCATGAACTTTGCAGTACCAGTACAAGCTACTACTCGTACTAATTAAAATGAGGTATTCCAAAAtacctttgttttttgtttttatttttgggcacTCAAAAATCCATTTTGCTAAGTAAATCTATGCATTAAGTCATTAACATTGCTGACAGGCACATACATATATAGTCCCTTTGCTTTGCTCTTCTTAGGAAGTAATTGTTTCTATATAGGTTTAGAATCATCGACAGAGTTACTTGTAGGCTGAATTCTGCTACTTAttaagacatatatatatatatatatatatatgttatccaGAGCAGAGGtccgctctgaaattaaagtgtgaacttcgagtttttggttgcttttcggtcgcacatccacatctcgactattcagtttttaggtacaagtgtatagatcatctctgcaaattttcagccaaattaattatcgttaaggtatctaactcgcttaaattAATCGACGgattgaatctgtcaacctgaaccgtactagctttgaGGCAgtaatcaatgccttaacgatcatcaatttggttgaaaatttgcagagatgatctacacacttgtacctaaaaactgaacgatcaaGATGTGGATGTGCGAACGCTATTACCACCAATTAAGACAAATGCACAAGAAGACTGAAATTTTTGGTCAAAGATTCTCCGATATCTAAGTCAGATACTTGAGAAAATATTGACAGAGTAATGGTAGGAAAgagaacagtaactttcataaATAGGAATAAATGCATGTATAAATGATATGGGTCAGGATCTGTCTCTTTTTCATAGCTGGTATGTACATTAACATTGGTATGGTCATTGGTCATAGAACCTTGTTTTTGGCCATTAGTCATTGGTCAGTAGTCAACAATGGTATTTTTCGAGCATAAGCATATATGAAGCTGCAAACCCTTAAGAATTGAATACTAACACTTAGAGCTAACAAGCTCAAAATTATTTGTGACGTGCATCGCTGCCATCGCATAATCATCGTAGGTCAATTCCAACGCAATATATCTCTTTAAACCTAATTTAACAAATTACGCAAGTATTTCAATGAATCCAAcattaaaagataaaaataaaaaatatgtaCGAGACAAAAGTCACATGCACGGTTTGAATaagataaaaaataagaaaattttttGCGACTTTAACTCTCCTACTCCAGTTGTTGTTTCTTCTATAATGGAGTTTCCCAATTTAACATATCATGACATGTTACATGTCTTAATACGTTTGTCAAAGTTTTTAatgtttaattttcttaattaattactAACCATGTTTAATAATTACGAACCGGTGATTTTCTATACGAGAAAGTGTGGTTAGTAAATACTTTGATTCCTAGTTCAAAGTTACTGGACAAAGTATTTATAACCGTAAAGACTGAGAAAGACGGACCCCAAGCTCCAAGCTTTCTCCGTTGAACAGAAAAAGGCGAAAGAAAGCTCGAAACTTTCCCAATGAAACTGAAAGCAAAAGCCCCCAAAGCAAAGTTGGGGCTACCCACCATCGTCCTCCTCTGTTTCCTCTGCTTCATTGCCGGCCTTTTCACCTCCACCCTCCTCTCCCAGGTCTCCGTCCCTCAATTCCTCTCCGGTCCACGGTCGAGTTCTAGAATACTCGAATCCGAGGATGAAGATCACCGTCCAATACTGCCCGGGGAGACCGGAGAGAGCTTCATTGCGTCGATTCCGTTCCAGGTGACTAATCTTGGTTTTGATTTGCTTTTGGTGATTTGGGTcatctgggttttgattttaaGGCATTGTTTGAGTGCAGGTGTTGAGTTGGAAGCCGCGGGCGCTTTATTTTCCGAGATTTGCAACTGCGGAGCAATGTGAGAGTGTGATCAAGAGGGCCAAGGCTAAGCTCAGGCCTTCGACGTTGGCTTTGAGGAAAGGAGAGACTGTTGAGAGCACAAAGGGGACTAGAACAAGGTATCTTTACCTGTCCAGTTTAAATGTTATGTATTGTTTTTAAGCATCACAGCAATGGCATGGTGTTACGTGAATATGACTGAAAGGAGATAAGTTAGAATAATGTGTTATGTGTCGATCAGATATGCTGAACATTATGTTATGCAGTTACTTATGGATAGTGTAATTTGGAAATTTAGGAGTGGGGAGATAGAAACTTAGGTGCGTCTTTGGAAATAAGGTGGCACAAGCTGAGCCCAGCTGTTAAGATTAGTGACATTTCATTAATAATAACATTCTAGGAAGGGAAGTTTTTGGTTTATCATTTGGTTTTTGGGCAAGTGAAAGATGGTTACAATTTATTAATCATGACATTTTAGGaagggtctttttttttttttttttctcttcactTTTTAATGTTTGAGCAAGTTACAGATAGCTCTTGGTGTTTACCATAATGAAAACACAGAAGGGCAATAGTGTTTTTTTAGTTAACCTTTTATCCCAGAAACAAAATCTAGACGAATGCAAGAAAAACCAACCCTAGATTGAATATGCAGCAGTTTACTTTAAATTGGTCCTCGGTCCACCTCTTCTCCTCCATCTCGGCAAGTCTACTATGATCTTACTTAGTAACAGCGAGCAAATAAAGACACTGCTTGAACTCTTGTATTGGGAAATGTCAGTGTGTGACTTATAACCTTATTTATATCGAACACCAGCTTGTAACCAGTTTTAACACTACTGATCCTTGTTCAAAATTATTCTGTGAGTTTCCAAAGTATGTGTCCCATTCCTTTTATTCCGTTACTGACATTGTTTCTTTTACCCTGGGATTCTGTTGAAGTATGGTTTTTCATCTTATTCAGCTCcattttttttcctgagaatCCATCTTATCAAAGCCTTTTCCACCATAAATCGATTTTCTGTCAAGTTTGATATGATTAAGCAAACGAGGAATTCTGAGGGTGAGGAATTCTGAGGGTACAAATATCAAAATAGACTGAGCTGACCTTGTGCATTTTTCAGGTAAATAATAATATGGAATCTATATATTTACCCTACTAGAAAACTAGTTCTGACAGCCCTATTATGTCATAAGTGTCTTTTGTCTCTTTTCTCTAAACCCCACTAGGCTGCTTAGGTTTAAAGTTGCAATTAGATCATAACATACTCCTAGTCTTAAGGGTCTTTAATTCGGTTAAGATTAATTGCTTTATAGATACATTAATGTAGATGCAACGGAGGAATGGGCTGCATTTAGTTATCTTATTCATATATTTGGCATCCTAATCTTTTTAAAACACAATTTACTCCTGATCTAGATGATATACAAGGTAAATGATATCATAATTGGGACACTGAATTTTTGGGATGTTATGATGGGATTGTTTGAACTACTCTAAGATATGTTTCTAATGATTTGAGACTGTTTTTGACACTACCATGCTGAGGGCATGTTTTTCCTGTAAATGAAAACTGAGAAATGATTGAAGTTGAGTTAATGTTTCCTATTCCCACTAACTATTTCTTAAATTCTGCTACATTGACAATGCTCTTGGACCTATACGTTTTGTTAGTAATGCAAGAATATAGCATTAGAAATAGGAATGCAATTcagatttattttcatttctttttgccACTTCAACTGGTAAGgtagtacaaaaaaaaaaaacatacttgACTTTACGATTTCATTTGCAACACTTTGTCCTTTTTGATTGTTAATGGGCCTGTAAATTTGTAAAATTTGtgaattgaaaatcattaattCTTCACATGCCCATTCACGGACACTCTTTCAGAAGAAAGGAGTTTTGAAAGTGAATTGAAAATGGGCCTTGCTAAATTCCTCTCTGTAACATGTTACTTCTATATATGCTAGTGTCAAGTTATATGTACTATATGTATTTTTTGCTCACAGTTAATCGTCAtttggatttttttattttatatatagtaGCTGAGCTTTTATATAGGACATTTTGGCTGCTTGTGACATTGACTCTGTATTCTAAATGTGTTTATAGTTCAGGGACCTTTATCAGTGCATCAGAAGATGAGACTGGAGTCCTGGATATTATTGAGCAAAAGATTGCCCGGGCTACGATGTTACCAAGGGACCATGGAGAGGTATGTTTGCTCGTTATTTATTCTTATGGGGTAGGCATAAGTGTGACGGTGTATTTGAGGAGTGCTCAAGAAGatgattttcatttttcatatatctctgTTACCATCGTTATATATTCTTATGGGTTAGGCATAGCTCTGTCTTCTTTTCATAGGTAGAAAATAGTGTATCTATGCTACCTCTACTTTCCTAAAGATTTTAAATGTTAACCTTTCATTACAGGTAAATTCTAAATTAATCTGAGTAATGCGGGGATGTCATCATGTTGCAGGCATTCAATATATTGCGGTATGACATTGGCCAGAAGTATGATTCTCATTATGATGCGTTCAACCCAGATGAATATGGCCCACAGCAAAGCCAAAGAGTAATAATCCTGTACTTTCATCCTAAATATATGTGAAACTTGTGAATAGTTATGGCTTTGGGAGaaatttgattttctttggCCCAAATATCTGCCTTCCTGTACATTCCTCATCAACCATTGGCTGTTAACTGTCACAAAATTACCCGCAATTTTGCAGTTTGCTTCATTTTTGCTGTATCTATCTAATGTAGAAGAAGGTGGAGAAACAATGTTTCCTTTCGAGGTAGGTTAGAAATTTCATATATTGTTGCTGCAGTCATGCACCTACTCTTTTCATTCtcaaatacactttttgttggCAGAACGGTTCAAATATGGATATTAGATACGATTACAAGAAATGCATTGGTCTAAAAGTTAAGCCAAGGCAAGGGGATGGGCTTTTATTTTATTCGGTGCTTCCAAATGGCACAATTGATCAGGTGATTTGATTTGAATCTGAAATCACATCTTTCCTGTCCTACCTTTTATTTGTGATTGAACAAGAAGCCTCTGCTGGTGCTTTTTATATTTGTTACTCTATACTTTTTCTCTCATCTTGAATTTATATACCATTTGCAGACATCTCTTCATGGAAGCTGCCCAGTGATCAGAGGGGAGAAATGGGTGGCAACAAAGTGGATTAGAAATCAAGAAGAGGAATAAGAGAATCTGTTTCATTGATAACGGTGTAACACAGCGGATCACCTGACCATATTGTAGTCGAGAAGTCATCAATAACAGTGTCTTTTCTGGAAGCTTACTGGTTCTTTTAGTTTGATGCTTCAAATAGATGTATGGTGAACCATTTTGTTGCCACTGTAATTACTTATGTATAGTTGCACACTAAAACTTGATGTTAAGTTGGGGTACTAAATTGACGGTTCCGATTTCCTTCCATCCGGATCGGACCCTGACGTGCCTAGGTTAAAAGTCACCGGAGTAGCATTTTGAGTTTTATCTCTATTCAGTATAAATGGACCCTGTTTGAGAGGATCATTTACCCCTCTCGGAATATGATATTGTGACACTTGAGTTATCATTTACCCCTGTTTTATCTCTATTGTGCTTCTTCCTCCTAAATTGAGAAATGATCCAAggatggtatcagagccactcTCCGGCTGCAAGTGTCGATTAGGCCTTCGAGCCCTTAAGAGGGATAGATTGTGAGATCTCACATTGCCCGGGGGAGAAGAGGTGATATGCCTTATATGTGTAGACTCATTTCCCCATAGTAAGACGCGTGTGATTTAAAATATTTTAGCAGGCTCTTTATCTTGGCTTCTTAGCTATTTAGAAGAGCATGCTTAACGTTTTATCAATtttaagtggctctctattttaacttttaGTTATTATGCTTCTACATATAGAGAGTGAGATGAGActatattattttttgttattttaaaaCATTTATACAATT
Coding sequences:
- the LOC112169036 gene encoding probable prolyl 4-hydroxylase 9; translated protein: MKLKAKAPKAKLGLPTIVLLCFLCFIAGLFTSTLLSQVSVPQFLSGPRSSSRILESEDEDHRPILPGETGESFIASIPFQVLSWKPRALYFPRFATAEQCESVIKRAKAKLRPSTLALRKGETVESTKGTRTSSGTFISASEDETGVLDIIEQKIARATMLPRDHGEAFNILRYDIGQKYDSHYDAFNPDEYGPQQSQRFASFLLYLSNVEEGGETMFPFENGSNMDIRYDYKKCIGLKVKPRQGDGLLFYSVLPNGTIDQTSLHGSCPVIRGEKWVATKWIRNQEEE